The following coding sequences lie in one Methylotuvimicrobium alcaliphilum 20Z genomic window:
- the corA gene encoding copper(I)-binding protein CorA — MKKTNKVKALTFAVATMGALTSLPSHAATTLNGGFNFEFTPTNSSHVMNIRADSWYNLTMGYLGWTHHSNWGYMRLRRGQPVTITVDATDIDGFHPGVTVWYRRQGRRFAPIEYVNAHSYSQSQDVMVQNATLDDDPVNPVNLGRIHMEFITNAFDRDGMGDILGETYDQSAINKVLDGVPGKVSLTFTPPKNGFYQFVVGGINPDEDIDTSKAVSQRYPVSVEVSFPGR, encoded by the coding sequence ATGAAAAAAACAAATAAAGTAAAAGCCTTAACCTTTGCCGTGGCCACGATGGGAGCTCTAACCAGCTTACCTTCCCATGCCGCAACAACGCTTAATGGTGGTTTTAATTTTGAATTTACGCCAACTAATTCCTCTCACGTCATGAATATTAGGGCAGACTCTTGGTATAACTTGACCATGGGTTATCTAGGTTGGACTCATCATTCAAACTGGGGCTACATGAGACTAAGGAGAGGTCAACCTGTCACGATTACAGTCGATGCCACAGATATTGATGGCTTTCACCCTGGCGTGACGGTTTGGTATAGACGGCAAGGTAGAAGATTTGCTCCTATTGAATATGTCAATGCGCATTCTTATAGCCAGTCTCAGGATGTAATGGTTCAGAATGCCACTCTTGACGACGACCCGGTTAACCCGGTTAATCTTGGCCGAATTCATATGGAGTTTATTACCAATGCGTTCGATCGCGACGGCATGGGCGATATATTGGGTGAAACATACGACCAGTCGGCCATAAACAAGGTTTTAGATGGCGTACCCGGCAAGGTCAGCTTGACTTTCACACCGCCTAAAAACGGTTTTTATCAGTTCGTAGTCGGCGGTATCAATCCCGATGAAGATATCGACACATCCAAAGCCGTATCACAGCGCTATCCCGTAAGCGTTGAAGTCAGCTTTCCCGGTCGATAA
- a CDS encoding addiction module protein: MEIQSLTISERIILAEALWDSVIAEDAKIELTESQKQELDRRLKSFEIDQDTGSPWSSVKARILSKSRS, from the coding sequence TTGGAAATACAGTCACTTACAATATCTGAGCGAATTATTCTAGCCGAAGCTTTGTGGGACAGCGTAATCGCGGAAGATGCGAAAATTGAACTCACTGAGTCCCAGAAGCAGGAGCTAGACCGGCGATTGAAATCGTTCGAAATCGACCAAGATACAGGTTCTCCGTGGTCAAGTGTTAAAGCGCGAATACTTTCAAAGTCACGTTCATGA
- the ppk1 gene encoding polyphosphate kinase 1 yields the protein MNTQSSTIEPNAPSIRVDFDATSPEWYLNRELTWLEFNKRVLHEAEDERTPLLERVKFIAIVSSNLDEFFMKRIGGLKQQLGAGITELSVDGRSPQQQITECYAVVREIEAKKQQLFVELMQHLESQDIRILPFTELTRTQQKQMRDYYIQNIFPLVTPQAIDPAHPFPFISNLALNLLAGVYCTDPELVTLVRIKVPVGPRLPRFIQVGDEFVYVALGDLIANNLDLLFPGMNIAFADLFRVTRNAITEKDEDQADDLLQMIESELRERKFASVVRLEVASTMGKLQRGMLAAELNLNEHDVFVVDQRLAMSDLFQIAAIDRPDLLDAPHHPCDHPKLAGAPNIFHAIREQETILLQHPYESFVTTVERFVKEASRDPNVRAIKMTLYRTSAGTKIVQYLIDAALNGKQVTVSVELKARFDESANIQWAQRMERSGIHVTYGVVGLKTHSKVVYVVRQDYNGLRRYAHIGTGNYHAGTARLYTDLGILTCDQDIGKDLTELFNYMTTGLVPKRQYNCLLTSPKYLKPALIEKIEREIAKHSPKTPGLIQFKMNALEDVDITAALYRAAQAGVKIDLIVRDTCRLRPGIPGISDSVRVISIVGRFLEHSRIFYFQNGGDEEYFIGSADCMKRNLESRVEVVTPIRKPELQAELREVLNVQLNNQRSVWEMQSDGSYVQRQPKNEQDAVGAQETLINLAQTRLKQAGSEKKLKKSKKSRSGSRPG from the coding sequence ATGAATACACAAAGCAGCACTATCGAACCGAATGCCCCTTCTATTCGTGTAGACTTCGACGCAACTTCTCCCGAATGGTACCTGAACCGCGAATTGACTTGGCTCGAGTTCAATAAACGCGTCTTGCACGAAGCCGAGGACGAGCGAACGCCGCTACTGGAAAGAGTCAAATTTATCGCGATCGTCAGCTCCAATCTGGACGAATTTTTCATGAAGCGCATCGGCGGACTCAAACAACAACTCGGCGCCGGCATCACCGAATTAAGCGTGGACGGTCGCAGCCCCCAACAACAAATCACCGAATGCTACGCGGTCGTACGCGAAATCGAAGCGAAAAAACAGCAACTGTTCGTCGAATTAATGCAGCATCTCGAGTCGCAAGACATCCGTATCCTTCCTTTCACCGAATTAACGCGCACTCAACAAAAACAAATGCGCGATTACTATATCCAGAATATTTTCCCGCTAGTGACGCCTCAGGCGATCGATCCGGCGCATCCGTTTCCGTTCATTTCGAACCTGGCTTTGAACCTGCTAGCCGGGGTCTATTGCACAGACCCCGAACTCGTCACGCTCGTCAGGATCAAAGTCCCGGTCGGCCCCAGACTGCCGCGTTTCATTCAGGTCGGCGACGAGTTTGTTTATGTTGCGCTGGGCGATTTAATCGCGAACAATTTAGATTTACTGTTTCCGGGCATGAATATTGCTTTTGCGGATTTATTCCGCGTGACGCGCAACGCCATCACCGAAAAGGACGAGGACCAGGCCGACGACTTACTACAAATGATCGAATCGGAATTGCGCGAACGCAAATTCGCCTCGGTCGTTAGACTCGAAGTCGCCTCAACGATGGGCAAGTTGCAACGCGGCATGCTGGCCGCCGAACTTAATCTGAACGAGCATGATGTATTCGTTGTCGACCAGCGCTTGGCGATGTCCGATTTATTTCAAATCGCCGCGATCGACCGGCCGGACTTGCTCGACGCCCCGCATCACCCCTGCGATCACCCTAAATTAGCCGGCGCGCCGAATATTTTCCATGCCATTCGCGAACAAGAGACGATACTGCTGCAACACCCCTATGAGTCTTTCGTGACGACGGTCGAACGCTTCGTCAAGGAAGCTAGCCGCGACCCGAATGTTCGGGCCATTAAAATGACGCTATACCGCACTTCGGCCGGCACCAAAATCGTCCAATATTTGATTGACGCCGCATTAAACGGCAAACAGGTTACCGTATCGGTGGAGTTGAAAGCGCGTTTCGATGAATCGGCCAATATCCAATGGGCACAACGCATGGAGCGCTCAGGGATTCATGTCACTTATGGCGTGGTCGGACTCAAAACGCACAGTAAAGTGGTTTATGTCGTTCGCCAGGACTATAACGGTCTACGCCGATACGCGCATATCGGCACAGGAAATTATCACGCCGGAACCGCCAGGCTCTATACCGACCTCGGCATTTTGACCTGCGACCAAGACATCGGCAAAGACCTTACCGAATTATTCAATTATATGACGACGGGCCTGGTTCCGAAGCGCCAATACAATTGTCTACTCACCTCGCCGAAATACCTAAAACCCGCTTTAATCGAAAAAATCGAACGCGAAATCGCCAAACATTCGCCAAAAACACCCGGTTTGATTCAATTCAAGATGAATGCCTTAGAAGATGTCGATATCACGGCCGCGCTTTATCGGGCCGCTCAAGCCGGCGTCAAAATCGATTTGATCGTCCGCGATACCTGCCGACTGCGACCCGGCATTCCGGGAATCTCCGATTCGGTACGCGTCATCAGCATTGTCGGCCGTTTTCTTGAGCATTCGCGGATTTTTTATTTCCAAAACGGCGGCGACGAAGAATATTTCATCGGCTCGGCCGACTGCATGAAACGCAACCTGGAAAGCCGCGTAGAAGTCGTCACACCGATCAGAAAACCCGAATTACAAGCCGAGCTACGAGAAGTATTGAACGTACAATTAAATAATCAAAGAAGCGTTTGGGAGATGCAGTCCGACGGCAGCTATGTTCAGCGCCAACCGAAAAATGAACAGGACGCCGTTGGAGCCCAAGAAACGCTGATTAACTTAGCCCAGACACGCCTTAAACAAGCCGGCTCTGAAAAAAAACTCAAGAAATCGAAAAAAAGCCGATCCGGATCGCGCCCTGGATAA
- a CDS encoding AMP-binding protein gives MLKPFLHRLLTFIFKVELKGLDNYHKAGPRVMIISNHTSFLDPLLLGVFLPDDITFAINTQISERWWLKPFLKLSRVFPMDPTHPMSLKELINHLKSPTKTVIFPEGRITVTGSVMKIYDGPGMVADKSQATVLPVRIKGAEYTHFSKLRNIVRLRLFPKITIQILPPTTIKAPDDLRGRRRRQYCGRILADIMTDMMFATSHYQQSIFAALLEARSIHGGKHTVAEDLERKPLSYDRLITATLCLGRVLKKITVTGENVGVMLPNSTKTLCTILSLQLYGRTPAMLNFSTGSAGMLSACSTAKIKTVLTSRRFIELAKLQDDADRLSQQVDLLYLEDLAQQITPLSKLAGLIKCKTANIWYRHTEFSYDNPAVILFTSGSEGTPKGVVLSHANILANHKQLEARINFNAQDVVLNFLPMFHSFGFTVGTMLPILNGMTTFFYPSPLHYAIVPEMAYELNATIMFGTNTFLAAYAKKAHAYDFYNMRYVVAGAEKLQDGTRQIWSEKFGIRILEGYGATETAPVTSVNTPMEFKAGTVGRFMPKMEYKLEPIPGIEQGGQLHVKGPNIMQGYLLAKNPGQLMPPKSVYGEGWYDTGDIVDVDDEGFITIKGRSKRFAKIAGEMVSLTVVEQLATKAWPDALHAAVTLPDEKKGEQIILLTTQKSASARDLEAVAEGVSKIVLPKKIMIVDKVPVLASGKIDYPAATELAKSG, from the coding sequence ATGTTGAAACCATTTTTGCATCGGCTACTGACTTTTATCTTCAAGGTCGAACTTAAAGGCCTCGATAACTATCATAAAGCCGGCCCCCGCGTAATGATCATTTCCAATCACACCTCGTTTCTCGACCCATTATTGCTCGGTGTTTTTTTACCGGACGATATTACCTTCGCGATCAATACGCAAATATCCGAGCGCTGGTGGCTAAAACCGTTCTTGAAGTTGTCGAGAGTCTTTCCGATGGACCCGACCCATCCGATGTCGCTAAAAGAGCTAATCAATCATTTAAAGAGTCCAACTAAAACTGTGATTTTCCCCGAAGGCCGCATCACCGTTACCGGCTCGGTCATGAAGATATACGACGGCCCGGGCATGGTCGCCGACAAATCGCAGGCCACTGTTTTACCGGTGCGCATCAAGGGTGCCGAATACACGCATTTTTCTAAGTTGCGTAATATCGTAAGACTGCGCCTTTTCCCGAAAATTACGATACAAATTCTTCCGCCTACCACAATAAAAGCGCCTGACGACTTGCGAGGCCGCCGTCGCCGTCAATATTGCGGCCGGATTCTCGCCGACATCATGACCGACATGATGTTCGCGACAAGCCATTATCAGCAAAGTATTTTTGCCGCCTTGCTCGAAGCGCGCAGTATTCACGGCGGCAAACACACGGTTGCCGAGGATCTCGAACGCAAGCCGTTATCCTACGACCGATTGATCACGGCGACGTTGTGTCTGGGTCGCGTCTTGAAAAAAATCACCGTAACCGGAGAAAATGTCGGAGTCATGCTGCCGAATTCGACTAAAACGTTATGTACGATTTTAAGTCTTCAGCTTTACGGCCGCACGCCTGCTATGCTGAATTTCTCGACCGGTTCGGCCGGCATGCTTTCGGCCTGCTCCACAGCAAAAATTAAAACCGTGCTGACTTCGCGCCGCTTTATCGAGCTGGCAAAATTACAAGATGACGCCGATCGATTAAGCCAACAGGTCGATCTACTTTATCTCGAAGACTTAGCTCAGCAAATCACTCCGCTAAGTAAACTAGCGGGCTTGATCAAATGCAAAACTGCCAATATTTGGTATAGACACACTGAGTTCAGTTACGACAATCCTGCGGTAATTTTATTTACCTCCGGTTCGGAAGGCACACCGAAAGGTGTCGTGTTGTCGCATGCCAACATTCTAGCCAACCACAAGCAATTGGAGGCGAGGATCAATTTTAACGCGCAAGATGTCGTACTTAATTTTCTGCCGATGTTCCATTCGTTCGGCTTTACCGTCGGCACGATGCTGCCGATATTGAACGGCATGACTACGTTCTTTTATCCGTCGCCTTTGCATTATGCAATCGTTCCTGAGATGGCTTACGAACTCAATGCGACGATCATGTTCGGCACCAATACGTTTTTAGCCGCTTATGCGAAAAAAGCCCATGCCTACGATTTTTACAATATGCGCTATGTCGTGGCCGGCGCCGAAAAATTGCAGGATGGCACACGGCAAATTTGGTCGGAAAAGTTCGGCATTCGTATTCTCGAAGGTTACGGCGCCACCGAAACCGCTCCGGTCACTTCGGTCAATACGCCGATGGAATTTAAGGCCGGCACGGTAGGACGTTTCATGCCGAAAATGGAATACAAGCTAGAGCCGATACCGGGTATCGAGCAAGGTGGGCAATTGCATGTTAAAGGCCCTAATATCATGCAAGGTTATTTGCTGGCGAAAAACCCGGGACAACTGATGCCGCCTAAGTCGGTTTACGGCGAAGGCTGGTACGATACCGGCGATATCGTCGATGTCGACGATGAGGGTTTCATTACGATCAAAGGCCGCAGTAAACGCTTCGCCAAAATAGCCGGAGAAATGGTTTCGTTGACTGTCGTCGAACAGTTAGCCACCAAGGCTTGGCCGGATGCGCTTCATGCTGCAGTCACTCTACCCGACGAGAAAAAAGGCGAGCAGATTATTTTGCTGACCACGCAAAAATCGGCATCGGCACGCGATTTGGAAGCGGTCGCCGAAGGCGTCTCTAAAATTGTTCTACCGAAAAAGATAATGATTGTCGATAAGGTGCCGGTTTTGGCGAGCGGTAAGATCGATTATCCTGCGGCTACGGAGTTGGCTAAGAGCGGTTAG
- a CDS encoding type II toxin-antitoxin system HicB family antitoxin: MMKDYHINIFYSEDDEGYIADIPDLKACSAFAETPAQALAEVLVAKENWLAAAKANGKQIPPPKYRSVIYEIT, from the coding sequence ATGATGAAAGACTATCATATCAATATCTTTTATAGCGAAGATGACGAGGGATATATCGCTGATATTCCGGATCTTAAGGCGTGCTCAGCTTTTGCTGAAACACCGGCTCAAGCCTTGGCAGAAGTGTTGGTAGCCAAAGAGAATTGGTTAGCCGCTGCAAAAGCAAACGGAAAGCAAATTCCTCCTCCAAAATATCGTTCCGTTATTTATGAGATTACATAG
- a CDS encoding cytochrome-c peroxidase, which yields MFISVKKTFVRKFVLSLCLLTVLLGHPKWALAHGFAEDHSFGLVTLPETPGLIGRRSSIIVDQEAAIQLGKALFWDVNVGSDGIACASCHFHAGADRRTRNQMNSGQRHTANTESAKRFEIGGPDYELKASDFPFFRLSDPADKNSEILFATDDVAGSSGAFTRSFESVQETVDGIDQCTPQNSDIFHANGLSTRQVTNRNTPTVINAAFNFRNFWDGRANNIFNGVSGFGHRDPNAKVWIARNDKRARQVKLYLEHASLASQAVEPPLDMIEMSCQGRTFSEIGKKLIRRRPLETQLVHAEDSVLGVVRHESGKGLNTTYGELIEKAFHRKFWRANADFGVSNSGEPYSQIEANFAFFFGLAIQLYENTLISDQAPFDQPLDDEGYPYGFTAQQKQGQDVFFDAHCHNCHSGPTFSAAINPQAYYRSGRKPRYLRVVDRTVLGEQTSGVGIDKTLVDIGFFNTSVTPNDYDVGLGGKDPFGNPLSFSEQYLAVLANASKSMVDPIRVVACDFVEPFVSELEFGDRETVRDRRFGRGAVCRGKALRQLSRVPSPAVVEAEMRKPGNGRVSTLTKGAFKVPTLRNVELTGPYMHNGGMKSLEEVVEFYNRGGNIQNRRHAATLVFDQGFTEEDKASLVAFMKTLTDERVRWEKAPFDHPELWVPHGHEEGVGSQIDPGSLAEDKFIYVPPVGRNGRTSDQGPLKPFDSFLQP from the coding sequence ATGTTTATTAGCGTTAAAAAAACCTTTGTCCGCAAATTCGTATTGTCGCTATGCCTGTTGACCGTTCTGTTGGGACATCCGAAATGGGCACTGGCGCATGGATTCGCCGAAGACCATTCTTTTGGTTTAGTGACATTGCCCGAAACCCCGGGCTTGATAGGCAGACGATCCTCAATTATCGTTGACCAAGAGGCAGCTATTCAGCTGGGCAAAGCCTTGTTCTGGGATGTCAATGTCGGTAGCGACGGCATTGCTTGTGCCAGTTGCCATTTTCATGCGGGCGCCGACCGGCGCACGCGTAATCAGATGAATAGCGGTCAGCGTCATACCGCGAATACTGAAAGCGCGAAACGTTTCGAGATTGGCGGACCGGATTATGAGCTTAAAGCCAGCGACTTTCCGTTTTTTCGTTTAAGCGATCCCGCCGACAAAAACTCGGAGATACTTTTTGCGACGGACGATGTGGCCGGTTCCTCCGGCGCTTTTACACGTTCATTTGAAAGTGTTCAAGAAACGGTTGACGGCATCGACCAATGCACTCCTCAAAACAGCGATATTTTCCACGCAAACGGTTTAAGCACTCGTCAAGTGACCAATCGCAATACGCCGACGGTCATCAATGCGGCCTTCAATTTTCGAAACTTCTGGGACGGGCGCGCCAACAATATTTTTAACGGCGTCTCGGGCTTTGGACATCGAGACCCCAACGCCAAGGTTTGGATAGCCAGAAACGACAAAAGAGCCCGACAAGTCAAGTTGTACCTAGAGCATGCTTCTCTCGCATCCCAGGCCGTCGAGCCGCCATTGGATATGATAGAAATGTCCTGCCAAGGACGGACCTTTTCCGAAATAGGCAAAAAATTAATTCGACGCCGTCCGCTCGAAACACAGCTTGTTCATGCCGAAGACAGTGTATTGGGTGTGGTGCGTCATGAATCCGGAAAGGGCTTGAATACCACTTATGGCGAATTGATCGAAAAAGCCTTCCATAGAAAATTCTGGCGGGCCAATGCGGATTTCGGCGTTTCGAATTCGGGCGAGCCTTATTCTCAGATCGAGGCCAATTTCGCCTTCTTTTTCGGCCTGGCGATTCAACTTTACGAAAATACGCTAATCTCCGATCAAGCACCTTTCGATCAGCCATTGGACGATGAAGGCTATCCTTACGGGTTTACCGCTCAACAAAAGCAGGGGCAAGATGTCTTTTTCGATGCGCATTGCCATAACTGCCATTCCGGGCCGACATTCTCGGCGGCGATCAACCCTCAAGCCTATTATCGTTCAGGCAGAAAACCGCGCTATCTCCGCGTAGTCGACAGGACTGTTTTAGGTGAGCAGACCAGTGGCGTGGGCATCGACAAAACATTAGTCGACATTGGGTTTTTCAACACCAGTGTGACACCGAATGACTACGATGTGGGGCTAGGCGGCAAGGATCCGTTCGGTAATCCGCTGTCCTTTTCGGAACAATATTTGGCGGTCTTGGCAAACGCCTCCAAGTCAATGGTCGACCCCATCAGGGTTGTTGCCTGTGATTTTGTTGAACCATTCGTCAGTGAATTGGAATTCGGCGACAGAGAAACGGTTCGCGATCGCCGTTTTGGACGCGGAGCGGTATGTCGCGGTAAAGCGCTAAGACAACTATCAAGAGTGCCGTCCCCTGCTGTCGTTGAGGCGGAAATGCGTAAACCCGGCAACGGCCGTGTCTCAACCTTGACTAAAGGCGCCTTCAAGGTGCCCACTCTAAGAAACGTCGAATTGACCGGGCCATACATGCATAATGGCGGCATGAAGTCGCTTGAGGAAGTCGTGGAGTTTTATAATCGTGGCGGAAATATACAAAATCGGCGTCATGCGGCCACCTTAGTATTCGACCAAGGTTTTACCGAAGAAGACAAAGCAAGCTTGGTCGCTTTTATGAAAACCTTGACCGATGAGCGGGTGCGCTGGGAAAAAGCGCCTTTCGATCACCCCGAACTTTGGGTCCCGCACGGACATGAGGAAGGAGTCGGCAGCCAGATCGATCCGGGTAGTTTGGCAGAAGACAAGTTTATTTATGTTCCGCCCGTAGGTCGGAATGGTCGCACGAGCGATCAGGGCCCTTTAAAGCCTTTTGATAGTTTTTTACAACCTTGA
- the hsdR gene encoding EcoAI/FtnUII family type I restriction enzme subunit R, translating to MIEVGLNEAETRSELIDPALKAAGWGVVDGSRVRREVITLGRLQGAGKRGKQDITDYVLFYKGQKLGVIEAKKQSLPDTEGVAQAKRYAERLQTRFTYSTNGVGIYQIDMHTGKEGYVDRYPTPDELWALTFAKPNPWRERFGEVPFEDKGGFWQPRYYQHNAINNALEAIAEGEQRILLTLATGTGKTAIAFQLAWKLFHSRWNLSREPNRRPRILFLADRNILADQAYNSFSAFPEDALVRIDPETIRKKGQVPKNGSLFFTIFQTFMSGQDSQGNSLPSFGEYPPDFFDLIIIDECHRGGANDESNWRGILEYFSPAVQLGLTATPKRKHNADTYAYFGEPVYVYSLKQGINDGFLTPFRVQQIATTLDDYVYTPDDTLIEGEIEEGRRYTEDDFNRVIEIKEREAYRVKLFMDMIDPNQKTLVFCATQEHALAVRDLINQYKTSSDPNYCVRVTANDGAEGERFLRLFQDNEKTVPTILTTSQKLSTGVDARNIRNIVLLRPINSMIEFKQIIGRGTRLFDGKDYFTLYDFVKAYEHFNDPEWDGEPLEPEVCKRCGNIPCTCAVTPPEPCKICGRTPCECNRPEPEFCPYCGEFPCICKKTVKVKIKLADGKERLIQYMSSTSFWGPDGKPLSAAQFVERLFGQLPELFKNEDELRRLWGQPQTRKKLLEGLQERGYGMEQLREIGNMIHAEKSDLYDVLAYIAFNQPPLSRAERVESHRATIFNHYPDYPQREFLQFVLGHYVERGVGELDLEKLPQLIELKYHSLHDAVNELGEVKRIREVFVGFQQDLY from the coding sequence ATGATCGAAGTTGGCCTAAATGAAGCAGAGACGCGCTCCGAACTGATCGACCCCGCGTTAAAAGCCGCCGGCTGGGGCGTGGTGGACGGCAGTCGGGTGCGGCGTGAGGTGATTACCTTGGGGCGCTTGCAGGGTGCGGGCAAACGCGGCAAGCAGGATATTACCGATTATGTGCTGTTTTATAAAGGCCAGAAGCTGGGCGTTATCGAGGCGAAAAAGCAAAGCCTGCCAGATACCGAAGGCGTGGCACAGGCTAAGCGCTATGCTGAGCGCCTGCAAACCCGTTTTACCTATTCCACTAATGGCGTCGGCATTTATCAGATTGACATGCACACAGGCAAGGAAGGCTATGTCGATCGCTACCCCACGCCTGATGAGTTATGGGCGCTAACCTTCGCCAAACCGAACCCCTGGCGTGAGCGTTTCGGCGAAGTGCCGTTTGAAGACAAGGGCGGTTTCTGGCAGCCGCGTTATTACCAGCACAATGCGATCAATAACGCCCTGGAAGCCATCGCCGAAGGCGAGCAACGCATATTACTGACGCTGGCTACCGGCACCGGTAAAACCGCGATTGCCTTTCAACTGGCCTGGAAACTGTTTCACAGCCGCTGGAATTTAAGCAGAGAACCCAATCGACGGCCGCGTATTCTGTTTCTGGCGGATCGCAATATTCTGGCCGATCAGGCCTACAACAGCTTTTCCGCCTTTCCGGAAGATGCGCTGGTCCGCATTGATCCGGAAACCATCCGCAAGAAAGGCCAGGTGCCGAAAAACGGTAGCCTCTTTTTTACCATTTTCCAGACCTTTATGTCGGGCCAGGATAGCCAAGGCAATTCGCTGCCCAGTTTTGGCGAGTATCCGCCGGACTTCTTTGATTTGATTATTATCGATGAATGTCACCGTGGCGGTGCCAATGACGAGAGCAACTGGCGCGGCATTCTGGAGTATTTCTCGCCCGCCGTGCAGTTGGGTTTAACCGCCACGCCCAAACGCAAACACAATGCCGATACCTATGCCTATTTTGGCGAGCCGGTGTATGTCTATTCATTGAAACAGGGCATTAACGACGGTTTCCTTACCCCGTTTCGGGTCCAGCAGATTGCCACCACGCTGGATGATTATGTGTACACACCGGATGACACCCTCATTGAAGGCGAAATAGAAGAAGGCCGGCGCTATACCGAAGATGACTTTAATCGGGTAATCGAGATTAAAGAGCGCGAAGCCTACCGGGTGAAACTGTTTATGGACATGATTGACCCGAACCAGAAGACGCTGGTGTTCTGCGCCACCCAGGAACATGCCCTGGCCGTGCGGGATTTGATTAACCAGTATAAAACCAGTAGCGATCCGAATTACTGCGTGCGGGTAACCGCCAATGACGGCGCCGAGGGCGAGCGTTTTCTGCGCCTGTTTCAGGATAATGAAAAAACCGTTCCCACCATTCTGACGACATCGCAGAAGCTCTCTACCGGGGTGGATGCGCGCAATATCCGCAATATTGTACTGTTGCGCCCGATAAACTCGATGATCGAGTTCAAGCAGATTATCGGTCGCGGCACGCGCCTGTTTGACGGCAAGGACTATTTCACCCTTTATGATTTTGTAAAGGCTTATGAGCACTTCAATGACCCGGAATGGGACGGCGAGCCGTTGGAACCGGAAGTCTGCAAACGCTGCGGCAATATTCCCTGTACCTGCGCGGTAACACCCCCCGAGCCCTGCAAAATATGCGGACGGACCCCGTGTGAGTGCAATCGGCCGGAGCCGGAATTTTGTCCTTATTGCGGTGAATTTCCTTGTATTTGTAAGAAGACGGTTAAAGTGAAGATCAAGCTGGCCGATGGCAAAGAACGATTGATTCAATACATGAGTTCCACCAGCTTCTGGGGGCCGGATGGAAAACCCCTGTCAGCCGCGCAATTTGTCGAGCGCCTGTTTGGCCAACTGCCGGAATTATTCAAAAACGAAGATGAACTGCGCAGACTTTGGGGCCAGCCACAAACCCGCAAGAAACTGCTTGAAGGGCTGCAAGAACGTGGCTACGGCATGGAGCAGTTGCGGGAAATCGGCAACATGATCCATGCCGAGAAAAGCGATCTCTATGATGTGCTCGCCTATATTGCGTTTAATCAGCCGCCGCTCAGCCGCGCCGAGCGTGTCGAATCGCATCGCGCGACTATCTTTAACCATTACCCGGATTATCCGCAACGGGAGTTTCTACAGTTTGTGCTCGGCCACTATGTTGAACGCGGTGTCGGTGAATTGGATCTGGAAAAACTGCCGCAGTTGATCGAGCTGAAATACCACAGCCTCCACGATGCCGTTAACGAACTGGGCGAGGTAAAGCGCATTCGGGAGGTGTTTGTGGGGTTTCAGCAGGATTTATACTGA